DNA from Pelodiscus sinensis isolate JC-2024 chromosome 1, ASM4963464v1, whole genome shotgun sequence:
CCCACTGGGACTCTGTGGGAGCATAGGGCTGGCACTGTCTGCTGtattatttcttttttgaaacGCCTGCTGCTGGGACATCAAATCCCTCAGCAGCTGTTGCTACTGTGAGGTCTGAACTTGCTGCTGGGTGCTCCACTGCTGCAGTAATTACTGTTAGAACTGCTATACCTGAGCAGCTTGCTGCTGCATCTCCATTAATCATTTATATCGGAGCTTTTCAACCTATTTTTCTGTGGacccctggggctctgcagaccacaggttgaaaaccactgctttataCCATCACACAGGCGTGGAACAGCTGAGCTCTGtctcttctatgttttttaaaataaccccTTACATCAGGCAGGGCTATGTGTGCATTCTCCCTCAAGTTCTCTCCAGTCCCCACTTTGAGGGGTTCTCTGAGTAAAACAAACACATAAAAGGTCACCTCCCTGTTCTCTCCCTTAGGAGAGAGGGGAATCTGAGTGAAAGCAAAGGTAGCCTGTCTCTCAGCCAGTCTTTCCAGACTCTTTGGGCTGGATTTATAGTGGGTCCATCGTCTTTAATGAGGCCTACCTCTTGGGGCATATTGCTTTAAGGCTGGTCCATACAGCTTTTGCAGCAGAGAGACCTGcgattgtctctctctctcttggcaGACCTGTCTCTGCTGTCATCAGTCTCAGCGATGGAACAGCCCTTTTCCTGTGTCACCTTTTCCCTTGCtaagctccttccctcctctttcCTTCAAAAAGAACAAGCCTTGCAGATACATCCCATTAGGGCTGAACAGGCCTAGAGGAACTTGTTAGTCACACCTATGTCAGACTGAGGGCATGTCCTATCACATCCCTCTAAAGCCTAGTTACGTAGGTCCACACTGTCATTCTGAATTAGGATcttgattctgctctcatttacaccatTGTATCCAGAAGTAATTCAACTGAACTCAACTGAGCTGCACCAGTGTGAAAATGATATAATAAAAGGAAAGTTGGGCATAGTGGGCTGCTTTTTCTGTCAATATAAGAATCACATACTACACTAAGAATAAAATGTACATTGATTTGGACTAGATTGGAAATAGGATTAAGACTTTCCCCTCTAGGTTACTGTTTGCATTTAAATTTATGGCGGTGGCGAGCAAAAATCATTACCATCTAATTGTTAGTCAGTTGGTTATGGGGAACTGGTGATCTTGAATCAGTTCCCAGCAGACATGTGGCCTATAACAGAAACCACAGTAATTAGTACTAAACGGTAGCTTTATTGGTAGTTTCAATAGAAAGGCTAAGGAATGTGTCATAGAAACAAGTATCTTTCCATGCCAAGAAAAGGTTGCTCCAAGTCAGTTAAGGCGCCTTGACTAAACAGTATGGAGAAGCATGCACGTCAGTGCCTATGCTTTATCAGCCATGTACCTAAATAGAGGAATGTTATAAATTTAGTTCCTTTCCTATACTGAAACTTTTTTATATCATAAAATACCTATAAAAACAACATGAAAAGTTTCAATTTTTGAAGGTTTCATATGCAAAAAGCCAAACAACAACATTATGGATTATTAGGACATTTCATGTTTCAGATAATGTGTTAAAGATTTTCTAGTAACACAAGTATTACTAGGTACAGTAAATAATGCAGAACTCAGTTCACTGCAATCAGCAACTATTCAACTTCTGAGAAAGTTAAAATTCATGAATGCTTAATTCAAATATCTGAATGCTATTTCATTTATTTCTGTTCCTTGTTAGCAGAACACTAAATAATTTTGAACCTACTTTTATGATGTTAACATCCTCAATGTTAAATGATGTGTACTAAAACGgaactaaggatacatctacactgcagcactatttcaggatacttccggtatcccaaaatagctattctgcatctttgaaaaaagctcattattttgaaatacaacaggctcgctattccgatgtcctgtaaaccttgttccaggaggagtaagggtagttttggaatagcagtttattttgaaatttggtgctgtgtagatagcgccaaattacaaaataagatattttgaaattaacttgaatgAAAGAGTGAAGCAATTAAAACCCCCAACCAGAACTGAAAAATCTCTGGAAAAGTGGGAGACAACTGGAGAAAATATGAACAGCACATCACTCTGTATCATCAAACAATGGATGCCTGCAAAAAGGAAGCCAGTCAGAAGGTATCCTGATTTCTGACAGTATGTAATCCTAAAGTACTTGATGGGTTCAACATTTTAGTTAACTCCATGAAATTGTATTACAGAAATATCAGGATACTACATTTATGTAACAATGAACcataggaaagattttttttgtttttgttttttaaagcagagTATAAACCAAAGGTTAAGCCACAGAAGAGTCTGTGTCTGATCTAAGTGCAAAGAGCCAAGCTTGCAATTTTGGGAGGCTAACTAGCTCCTTATAAGAAACCAAATTATGATTATAATCCAGAACAAAAAGATCAGAGAGGTTACTGGAAGACCCAGAATTAACCCTTGACAAAGCAATTAGAATTTgccaagctcccctccccccgccaaaaaaaatcaacagaatgATCCTTATGGAGGGGTTTGACACTTTCGATATGACTGAGCATCAAGAATTTACAAGTAAAGAGACCTGAGATGAAAAAGCATGCAGAGCTCAAAGTCTAAGTCCAGCAAAAACAGCACATGGGCCTGCACACACTGTATGAATCAGTGCAAACAAAAACAATGCCTAGCATATGGGAAAAGATGCAAGAAATGCAACGGGATACATCATTTTTGCAAGAGTTTGCAAGCACAAGCAAAACATGCAAAGCCTGGCCAATGAGGACTATGACAGCCCATATTAATCCTTCATAGGAATAATGGACAATGATTGGACTATCAACATGTAAGAAAATGGGacattttgtaattttaaatTGGATGTTGGTGTGCGAGCCAAGGTGTGACCAGAAGCAGTGTCCATAACACTAACAGAAAAGTACTGGAGAGTAAAATGGGAAAACTTAGGGCTTATAGCTGTGAACTTATCTCAGCTGAACACATAAGCGAACTAGATGTATGGGTGAACAACAAACTGAAAAGGTATCATTTGCAGTAGTACTGGGGAAATACCACCCATTATTGTGTGAAAGTGCGTAAAGCTCTTGGTCTTATCAGTAAGGTCAAAACAATTGAGGAAGAGTTTGAGGGATAAGAAAGCCCTCAACAGAAAACAGAATAGAGTAGAAAGAGCCCAACTGCCCCACAATTCATTCCCCAGCATAGAAAACTCCCCTTGCCCTAAGACAGCTGGTAAAAGTGCAGCTGGTAGGGTTATTGCTCTGGGAAGAAgagccaagggtatgtctacactaccccgctagttcgaactagcggggtaatatatgcataccgcacttgctaatgaagcccgggatttgaatttcccgggcttcattagcataagcggggagccgccatttttaaatccccgctgcttcgaaccccgtgcagtgcggctacacggggctcgaactaggtagttcggactaggtgcctattccgaactaccgttactcctcgtgaaacgaggtgtaccggtagttcggaataggcaccctagtccgaactacctagttcgagccccgtgtagccgcgctgcacggggttcgaagcagcggggatttaaaaatggcggctccccgcttatgctaatgaagcccgggaaattcaaatcccgggcttcattagcaagtgcggtatgcctacattaccctcctagttcgaactaggagggtagtgtagacataccccaagagagtagGTACCCTTAGTCATTgagaagaaataaaaatgataataaaacacacacacacacacacacatcccctttTGCTTATGTATAGTGTCCAAAGAATTAAATAAtatgtaaaaagaaaatatttcccaCTGCCTACAAGGGGAGAAGTGTTTGGGAGATAGCTGAAGCCAAATATGTTTCTACACTTCATAGGTCAGCAAGGTACTTGCaggttcctctcccccctcccactttaaaatatgtatttctgTGCATTTAGCACACCATTTGGGAAATGGCATGCTGTCCTTTGGGTTGTGttaactatgggtacgtctagactacaagcctctttcgaaagagagcctctagactgcaacctcttctttcgaaaaagtgagccactttttcgaaagagagcacccgggcagtctggatgctctctttcaaaaaagtcttgtttgcattcaagaacgccttttttcgaaagagcactttcgaaaaaaggcgttcttcctcgtgaaatgaggagtaccaccatcgaaagaaaagccgcgttctttcgatttaatttcgaaagaacgtggctgtagtctagacgcagatgacgttttttttaaaaaaggctacttttttcgaaaaaaccctacaGCCTATCTGTTGGAGTTAATTgaaaactaaaaacaaacaaacaaaaataaattgtaGTGACTCAGGAGTGGGTACTAAGTTTTACATAGATGGCGTCTAGATCTTAGGAAAACCAGTGGAAGAGCATGACCAAAGGCTACAGGCAGCTTtggaaagaactcaaatgtgaataATGTGCACACcggggagagaacacaacaggaaTATTGGCAGATCACAGTAAAGCTGAAGCCATTATTAGTGTGCCTGCCTGAACAGAAAAGGGAGACCTTGGAATGGTGACCTGTATAGGGAAATGTATGCCTTAAGCAGCAGCTTGAACTAGCAAGCTGAGACCTTTCCTGTGGAAATACAGCAAAAGCTCTTTTATCTGGCATGCTAGAGGTACCAGGAAATTGAAAATGCCCATTAACTAAGAGGGCGGGGGTGGGAGTGCGCAGGCTGCAGGGCAAGGTTGTAGGAGcagctgtggggcacaggctctgggagggggcttgggTCTAGCAGAGGTTCAAGGTgcaagaggggctcagggtgccAGATGCGGGGGGGTGCACTTCTGGTGAATCCCATGCATggctccctgtccctgctgctcctggtggaGGCGCTGCCATACGACTCTGCTGCAAGGAGATCCGCTGTTTCCATCAGCAGCCATCacttctcgcagctcccattgggtgtGTTTCCTGGCCAATGAGCTGGGAGACACAGTGTCAGTGCTGAGAGAGGGAGGATAGAGTCAGCATGCCTGCAGAGGACCCTGGGCCACACCTCTACTAGAAACAACAGGGACAGGGAGCTATGTGCAGGGGTTGCCGGAGGTGAGTGACATTCCCATCAGCACCCTGATCACTTCCTGTGCTCCTGtggtactttttgcagaaaagcatccgtgccaatctagacgcgcttttgtgcaaaaaagccctgatcgccattttagccatcggggcttttttgcgcaaaacagtactgtgctgtctacactggtcctcttgcgcaaatgatttgcgcaagagggctttgcccgaacgggagcagcacagtatttccgcaagaacactgataatcttacatgagatcatcagtgttcttgcggaaattcaagtggccagtgtagacagttggcaagtttttctgtaaaagcagatgattttgcggaaaaacttgccagtctagacacagcctatcagagGAATAGAATGACAATTTTACTTTTTCATGCAGTAAAATGTAACTGAACTATAAAATTAAAGTGAAAAATATTTGTGTGGGAGTTGAGTTCGGTTAAGGAAGCTGAAAATATTTTGTCTTCTGTATGTTTATTAAGTTATTTCTCAGAAAGACATAATTATTCACAACAAATAATTTGATTGCTCTACTACAGAATTTTCTTCTGAATAAAGTAGTGATTGTGTTTGTATATGCAGTCTGTCAAAGCATGCTGCACTTTTATATTAGGAGGGACTTAATTTTCTGTTTCAAATGTTCTTCATTAATTTTTCAACACCACCAGAAGCCATTTTCTTCTGTTGACGATTATGCTCAGTCAAGCATTTCTTCCGGTGTCGGTATTATCTAGATCAGGCCACAAATTCAATATTGTTGTGTGAGCTGATTACACTTTATCTACACTTTTGCCTGTTACTCTCCATTTGATGTTGAAACCTTTGTGGAGGTGTCAGGACAAATTCTGGCACCTAGAAAAGGGCTAACTATACAAGATAATCACGGGTCATTAACAGAGTTCACTGGAAGTGGCAAGTATACCCCATCTCCCTTTGGGGTGCAGTAAGGGCATTTCAGCCCTGCAGTTAAGCCTGCATGACTATTTTTTGCCTCAGGGCAGTAGGGCCCAGTGGCCAGCATCAATATGTTCGCACTTGCCTTCAGGGTAATATGCTCAGTGGCCAGTGTCATTCTCCACAGTGGGTGCATGGCTTGATGGCCAATGAGGGAATGGGctactacttcaagacagacccaagaaaaccaacaatagaacaccacttgtcatcacctatagcccccaacttaaacccatccaaagaattatcaataaactacagcctatactggaacaggatgctacagtctgagaggctctgggagacagacccatagtcttctatagacaaccacccaacctcaggatgattctcaCCAATAACAACAGGACATACCACGCTAATACCAattctggaactttcccttgcaacaaaccccattgtcagctttgtccacatatttacactgctgacaccatcattggacctaaccacgTCAGTTAcgagatcaagaacacatattcctgttcatctagaaatataatttatgccgtcatgtgccaacagtgtccgtctgctatgtatattggacaaacttctcagacacttcaccaaagaatcaatgaacacaaataagacatcagacagtttcacaaagaaaaaacagtttcttgtcatttcaaccagactgggcattgtctcaatgacctaattaCGTTattctgcttcaaagagactttaacaccagactacaaagggaaacctcagacctgccattcatgcttaaatttgacactttacaaatgggccttaacagagatgccaactaccttacccattacaaagatagcttccccaattatcacccctaatatcattatctcatagacactaacctcccccctcatatttcccccctctgttctaaaatctgatttgtcaattgtacatgtgttcactttttttgattgtatccctttggtatatatagtcataacaattttatttcacaatttgatctgaggaagtgggtctggcccatgaaagctcatcacctattaaatcatcttgttagtctttaaagtgctgcatagtcctcttttgtttcagcaagaccagactaacatggctacatctctattattatgAAGTAACAAGATTTTGTGAGTTTATTCAGTGGTTGGTATGGATACTTCTGCAGTACTGTTCACGAAAGATGATAGTTATGTAACTCAGTATAGTATCATcaggtccagatcctcaaaggtgtaAAAGCATTTAACTCCCTTTGATTCCAAGGGGAGTTAGGTATCTAAATATACTTGAGGAACTGGGCCTCAGTGTACAGAAGTCCATGCAATTCATTTTCATTCCTATCAAACCCTTGGGAAGGGTTCTCCTTTCCTGCATCCACTATTTGTCCTTTTGAAAAAGAATGACAGGCAGAGGCAAGGCAAATAGAATTTGACAGATTTGCAATTGttgtttttcaagaaaaaaaggggggaaatattCCAAGATGTTTTACTAGTGCACTAATAATTTCCTTCTGTCATTAGGGCTTTTTCTAGGTATATGCATGTGGACAAAACTAGATCTAAGCACAAATATCCTATCTTTCAATATGAAATTGGACATGCAAAGGCTTGCAAAAACAACTGTGGATGCTAAAAGCTTTTCTATCAGAAAAATCTTGGACTGGTATATGCAAATTGTTTATTTAATCCCTAAAGGATTCTAAAACTTTTTTTGATATTGAAGTTATTTCATTACCTTAGAATTCACAATTATAGGTGGGAAACTTAACATTTAGGttcagatttgagtttgtcatATGAACTTAATCACGTTCCATTTTTCACTTCATAAAATGGCCAAATGTTTTAATCAGTAGGGGTTAAATACACTCGCTCTCCTCTCCAAGACGCTGCAGCACCACTTCTTTGGCTGGCCAGTGAGagtcatagggcatgtctacacttgcagcctattttggaataggtctgcaaatgtaggcattcggaattgcaaatcaagcctgggatttaaatatcccatgcttgatttgcatcttcctggcagggctccattttttgaaatttacaagcccagaataactgcccgcgtctacacgcggcagtgaaacgggcgtttaaaacaaagccctatttcgaactacctgttaaacctcattgcaggaggaataacaggtagttcgaaatagggctttattcactgccgcgtgtagacacgggcagttattctgggcttgtaaatttaaaaaatggtgcccggccgggaagatgcaaatcaagcgtgggatatttaaatcccaggcttgatttgcaattctgaatgcctacatttgcagccctattccgaaataggctgcaagtgtataCATACCCATAAGGAACAGCTTCAAACTGAGTTGTAGGCTGAACCTCATTCCTgaatcattaggtatggaagtgGTTGAAGAGGCATAAGGAGGGATTACTATACTAAATGTGTGATGGACAGAGCATATAGGAAATGTAGAGAAAATTGTTATGATACTGCTGTGTTGTGAAGCCTGGAGGACCTCTCAGGAAAAACAGATCAATGGGTATATTTTATACTACACACAAACAGACATTTATATAtagctaaacacacacacacacacgtgcgcagatgcacacacacacagacacagacacacacacagacacacacacacacacacacatgttcctGAGGCCACTGCTGGCTGTGGCCATGAGTTGTTATCTTTGCAGATAGGAAAGCCGGAAGTGTAAATGATAATCATGGCAGTAACAGCTCTTCTGACTGTTAGAGTAACAATTTATGACTGCTGTAAATGGAAACACCACAGTCGGCAGCCAACTGAAAACATGTGGCATCAAGGATAGAATTCGTAATGTTTGCTTCCAAGCTTATAAGTCTCAGTTCACTGATATAAAGGTGAAAGTTATGGCAAATAATACCATCTGTGTTTTGATAACAGTTGTGTgtccataatattttaaaattaagttgTAGTAAATGCATCAGATTTTGGGTGCTGTTTCTCAAAACAATACAAAAATTTATATTACAGTATATTGTGCTTTTCATTATACAGAATATTCATGGAGGTAAAGATATTACAGATCTGAGAGTACCAGGTAACATATTGCTTCCAGCAGAATAGCAACATCTctataaataaaaaagaacaacatCAACTGCACTGGAATCTAGGTCTGACAGTTTATATAATCTAAATAATTGTGTTATACAGAGATCTGCTTCTCCTTTCCTATTTAGGTTCAGATTTAATTCATGAAAATTTAATCTTTTCTAGTATTCTTTTCTTGGTATTCCTCGTTCTTCCTTTTCCCGTCCAAATTACTTTTTTATGGAAGGTGCGAGTGAGATGAGTATGTGAGTCAAAAGGATGTCTTGTGTTTTAACTTGATGGTTGCTTTATTATCAGCTTCAGTTCATCTGGTAGGCACACTAGTAGCTAAGTGAAAAAGGCTCCTGTCTTCTGCTTGTACCAGTTGTACTCTGTGGCCAGTCCATTCTCCTTTCAGACAGATCTTCTCTGATAAATCAAGGTTCTAATGAACTGAAAGATGGTTAGAAAGCtagctagactgtcgggcccaacgggtagtgatcaatggcttgatgtcaggttggcggtcagtttctagcatagtgccccaaggatctattctaggaccagttttgttcaacatttttattgatgacctggatgaggggatggattgcaccatcagcaagtttgcagatgccactaagctagggggagaggtagatacactggagggcagggatagggtccagagtgacctagacagattagaggactgggccagaaaaaatctgatgagggtcaacaaggacaagtgcagagtcctgcacatgggatgaaagaatcccaagcattgttacaggctggggaccaaatggctaagtagcagttctgcagaaaaggacctagggattacagtggatgagaagctggatatgagtcaacagtttgcccttgtagccaagaaggctaatggcatgttagggtgcattaggaggagcattgccagcagatctagagaaattattattcccctttattcagttttggtgaggccacacctggagtattgtgtccagttctggggcccccactatagaaaggatgtggactcattggagagggttcagcagagggagaccaaagtgattagggggctggagcgcaggacctatgaggagagactgagggatctgggtttgtttagtctgcagaagagaagagtgaggggggatttgatagcaaccttcaatttcctgaagtgAGGTTCCAAAGTTCACGGTAGCGACGgattgcagaacaaggagcaatcgtctcaagttacagtgggagaggtctaggttggacattaggaaaaactatttcactaggagggtggtgaagtactggattgggttatctagggaggtggtggaatctccatccctagaggtttttaagtctcggcttgacgaagccctggctggattgatttagttgggattggtcctgccttgggcagggggctggacttgatgacctcctgtggtcttttctagctctatgattctatgattctaagactacATTAAGTATGGCTTCACTGTCATGGAAAAAAATGGGATCGATCATCCTCAATGCATAGTATGACACAATTCTTAACAATGACTCCTTGAGACCTAGTTGTCTTGAGCAACACTTGACAAAGGACCACAGCACTTTGATAGAGAAACCAAAAGAGTTTTTTGCTGCTAAACTTCAAAATTTGAAATGCATGAATCTGGACACTACTGGAGCTTTTCATCAAGTGTCAGCCAAAGCAGTAGAAGCATCttatgaactgtcattgctcattactaAAGCCAAGAAAATGCACATAATCAGAGAAACTCTTGTGAAGCCTTTCTTGTTGAAAGCTGCTGATATTGTGTTTGGTGTCGAAAGCAAGAAAAATCTATCAGAAATTTTGCTTTCTGACCATTCTGTGAAATGTCACATCAACGAGCTGGCGAAAGATCTTGAACTTCAAGTTGTGGAGGCAGTGTTGGCTTCTCCTTTTTTCTCAATTCAGTGCGATGATACCACTGATGTAGCACAATGCTGTCAATTGCTTGTCTTCGTTCGATTAACTAACAATGGAACTGTGAAAGAAGAGCTACTTTTTTCTAAGGAATTGATGACCACATCAAAGGCTTCTGATTTTATGAAAAAGACTTctgacatttttgaaaaaaatagacTTTTATGG
Protein-coding regions in this window:
- the LOC102445112 gene encoding LOW QUALITY PROTEIN: protein FAM200C-like (The sequence of the model RefSeq protein was modified relative to this genomic sequence to represent the inferred CDS: inserted 3 bases in 2 codons), which gives rise to MEKNGIDHPQCIVXDTILNNDSLRPSCLEQHLTKDHSTLIEKPKEFFAAKLQNLKCMNLDTTGAFHQVSAKAVEASYELSLLITKAKKMHIIRETLVKPFLLKAADIVFGVESKKNLSEILLSDHSVKCHINELAKDLELQVVEAVLASPFFSIQCDDTTDVAQCCQLLVFVRLTNNGTVKEELLFSKELMTTSKASDFMKKTSDIFEKNRLLWGKLAGVCTDGAPAMPGSCSGFVTLGKEKNLAVTTTYCVIQRQSLAAKTLPDDLCDSLNLAIIVVNXVKNSALNMRLFDALCMDLGVDQKTLLFHPEVRWLSKGNMPSRLFELKDEVEVFLKQQKKEQLYHAFTDQTFQLSLAYLVVIFKSLNNLSLKLQGNNAANIIAHHAAIKAFMEKSPALKTLNTSSDN